The Apodemus sylvaticus chromosome 22, mApoSyl1.1, whole genome shotgun sequence genome includes a region encoding these proteins:
- the Rfc5 gene encoding replication factor C subunit 5 isoform X2, with amino-acid sequence MVAEPSQQRPAAARARNLPWVEKYRPQSLDDLISHQDILSTIQKFISEDRLPHLLLYGPPGTGKTSTILACAKQLYKDKEFGSMVLELNASDDRGIDIVRGPILSFASTRTIFKKGFKLVILDEADAMTQDAQNALRRVIEKFTENTRFCLICNYLSKIIPALQSRCTRFRFGPLTPELMVPRLEHVVQEENVNISEDGMKALVTLSSGDMRRALNILQSTNMAFGTVTEETVYTCTGHPLKTDIANILDWMLNQDFTSAYKNIMELKTLKGLALHDILTEVHLFVHRVDFPSSVRIHLLTKMADIEYRLSVGTSEKIQLSSLIAAFQVTRDLIVAEA; translated from the exons ATGGTGGCGGAGCCTTCGCAGCAGCGTCCCGCGGCGGCCCGGGCCCGGAATCTGCCCTG GGTTGAGAAGTACCGGCCACAGTCCCTGGACGATCTCATTTCTCACCAGGACATTCTGAGTACCA TTCAGAAGTTCATCAGTGAAGACCGCCTGCCACACCTACTTCTCTATGGCCCTCCAGGGACAGGGAAGACATCCACCATCCTGGCCTGTGCCAAGCAACTGTACAAAGATAAAGAATTCGGCTCCATGGTCTTGGAG CTGAATGCTTCTGATGACCGAGGGATCGATATTGTTCGGGGGCCAATCCTCAGCTTTGCCAGCACAAGGACAATCTTCAA GAAAGGGTTTAAGCTTGTGATCCTGGACGAAGCTGACGCCATGACTCAAGATGCCCAGAACGCCTTGAGACGAG TGATTGAGAAGTTCACGGAAAACACCAGGTTCTGCCTCATCTGTAACTACCTGTCCAAGATCATCCCTGCCTTGCAGTCACGGTGCACGAGGTTCCGGTTTGGCCCTCTGACACCCGAGCTCATGGTTCCTCGACTGGAACATGTAGTACAAGAAGAGAA TGTGAACATAAGTGAAGATGGAATGAAGGCCCTTGTCACTCTGTCCAGTGGGGACATGCGAAGGGCTCTGAACATTCTGCAG AGTACCAATATGGCCTTTGGGACGGTGACAGAGGAGACTGTCTACACCTGCACCGGACACCCGCTCAAGACAGACATCGCCAACATTCTGGACTGGATGCTGAATCAAGACTTCACCAGTGCCTACAAAA ACATCATGGAGCTGAAGACTCTAAAGGGCCTGGCACTGCATGACATCCTGACCGAGGTTCACTTGTTTGTGCACAGAG TTGACTTTCCATCTTCGGTTCGGATACATTTACTGACCAAAATGGCAGACATTGA GTACAGGCTTTCTGTTGGCACCAGTGAGAAGATACAGCTGAGCTCCCTCATCGCTGCTTTTCAAGTTACCAGAGACCTGATAGTTGCGGAGGCCTAG
- the Rfc5 gene encoding replication factor C subunit 5 isoform X1, whose product MVAEPSQQRPAAARARNLPWVEKYRPQSLDDLISHQDILSTIQKFISEDRLPHLLLYGPPGTGKTSTILACAKQLYKDKEFGSMVLELNASDDRGIDIVRGPILSFASTRTIFKKGFKLVILDEADAMTQDAQNALRRVIEKFTENTRFCLICNYLSKIIPALQSRCTRFRFGPLTPELMVPRLEHVVQEENVNISEDGMKALVTLSSGDMRRALNILQSTNMAFGTVTEETVYTCTGHPLKTDIANILDWMLNQDFTSAYKNIMELKTLKGLALHDILTEVHLFVHRVDFPSSVRIHLLTKMADIEGRAHYRVNSESAGAGSLIHLSSAASIKWLSEC is encoded by the exons ATGGTGGCGGAGCCTTCGCAGCAGCGTCCCGCGGCGGCCCGGGCCCGGAATCTGCCCTG GGTTGAGAAGTACCGGCCACAGTCCCTGGACGATCTCATTTCTCACCAGGACATTCTGAGTACCA TTCAGAAGTTCATCAGTGAAGACCGCCTGCCACACCTACTTCTCTATGGCCCTCCAGGGACAGGGAAGACATCCACCATCCTGGCCTGTGCCAAGCAACTGTACAAAGATAAAGAATTCGGCTCCATGGTCTTGGAG CTGAATGCTTCTGATGACCGAGGGATCGATATTGTTCGGGGGCCAATCCTCAGCTTTGCCAGCACAAGGACAATCTTCAA GAAAGGGTTTAAGCTTGTGATCCTGGACGAAGCTGACGCCATGACTCAAGATGCCCAGAACGCCTTGAGACGAG TGATTGAGAAGTTCACGGAAAACACCAGGTTCTGCCTCATCTGTAACTACCTGTCCAAGATCATCCCTGCCTTGCAGTCACGGTGCACGAGGTTCCGGTTTGGCCCTCTGACACCCGAGCTCATGGTTCCTCGACTGGAACATGTAGTACAAGAAGAGAA TGTGAACATAAGTGAAGATGGAATGAAGGCCCTTGTCACTCTGTCCAGTGGGGACATGCGAAGGGCTCTGAACATTCTGCAG AGTACCAATATGGCCTTTGGGACGGTGACAGAGGAGACTGTCTACACCTGCACCGGACACCCGCTCAAGACAGACATCGCCAACATTCTGGACTGGATGCTGAATCAAGACTTCACCAGTGCCTACAAAA ACATCATGGAGCTGAAGACTCTAAAGGGCCTGGCACTGCATGACATCCTGACCGAGGTTCACTTGTTTGTGCACAGAG TTGACTTTCCATCTTCGGTTCGGATACATTTACTGACCAAAATGGCAGACATTGA AGGGAGGGCGCACTACCGAGTGAATTCAGAATCTGCGGGTGCTGGGTCTCTCATTCATCTGTCCTCAGCAGCTTCAATCAAGTGGCTGAGTGAATGTTGA
- the Wsb2 gene encoding WD repeat and SOCS box-containing protein 2 isoform X1 — protein sequence MISPFPEEPLLLAELKPGRPHQFDWKSSCETWSVAFSPDGSWFAWSQGHCVVKLVPWPLEKQFIPKGFEAKSRSSKSESKGRGSLKEKTLDCGQIVWGLAFSPWPSPPSRKLWARHHPQTPDVSCLILATGLNDGQIKIWEVQTGLLLLNLSGHQDVVRDLSFTPSGSLILVSASRDKTLRIWDLNKHGKQIQVLSGHVQWVYCCSVSPDCSMLCSAAGEKSVFLWSMRSYTLIRKLEGHQSSVVSCDFSPDSALLVTASYDTSVIMWDPYTGERLRSLHHTQLDSAMDDSDVHMSSLRSVCFSPEGLHLATVADDRLLRIWALELKAPVAFAPMTNGLCCTFFPHGGVIATGTRDGHVQFWTAPRVLSSLKHLCRKALRSFLTTYQVLALPIPKKMKEFLTYRTF from the exons ATGATCTCTCCTTTCCCAGAGGAACCTCTGCTGCTGGCTGAACTCAAGCCTGGGCGCCCCCACCAGTTTGATTGGAAGTCAAGCTGTGAGACCTGGAGCGTGGCTTTCTCTCCAGATGGTTCCTGGTTCGCCTGGTCTCAAGGACACTGCGTGGTCAAGCTGGTCCCCTGGCCCTTAGAGAAACAGTT TATCCCTAAAGGATTCGAAGCCAAAAGCCGAAGCAGCAAGAGCGAGTCGAAAGGCCGGGGCAGTCTGAAGGAGAAGACGCTGGACTGTGGCCAGATCGTGTGGGGGCTGGCCTTCAGCCCGTGGCCCTCCCCACCCAGCAGGAAGCTCTGGGCGCGGCACCATCCCCAGACGCCTGATGTCTCTTGCCTGATCCTGGCCACAGGTCTCAACGATGGACAGATCAAGATTTGGGAGGTACAGACAG GGCTCCTGCTTCTGAATCTTTCTGGCCACCAAGATGTTGTGAGGGATCTGAGCTTCACACCCAGTGGCAGTTTGATTTTGGTCTCTGCATCCCGGGATAAGACTCTTCGCATTTGGGACCTGAATAAACACG GTAAGCAGATCCAGGTGTTATCCGGCCATGTGCAGTGGGTTTACTGCTGCTCCGTCTCCCCTGACTGTAGCATGCTGTGCTCTGCAGCCGGTGAGAAGTCG GTCTTTCTGTGGAGTATGCGGTCCTACACACTAATCCGGAAACTAGAAGGCCACCAAAGCAGTGTtgtctcctgtgatttctctccCGATTCCGCCTTGCTTGTTACAGCTTCGTATGACACCAGTGTGATTATGTGGGACCCCTACACTGGCGAGAGGCTGAGGTCACTTCA tcACACTCAGCTTGACTCCGCCATGGATGACAGTGATGTCCATATGAGCTCCCTGAGGTCTGTGTGCTTCTCACCTGAAGGCTTGCATCTTGCTACCGTGGCAGATGACAG GCTCCTCAGGATCTGGGCTCTGGAACTGAAGGCTCCAGTTGCCTTTGCGCCCATGACCAATGGTCTCTGCTGCACATTCTTCCCACATGGTGGAGTTATTGCCACGGG GACTAGAGACGGCCATGTCCAGTTCTGGACAGCTCCCCGGGTCCTGTCGTCACTGAAGCACTTATGCAGGAAAGCCCTCCGCAGTTTCCTGACAACCTATCAAGTCCTCGCACTGCCAATCcccaagaaaatgaaagagttCCTCACGTACAGGACTTTCTAG
- the Wsb2 gene encoding WD repeat and SOCS box-containing protein 2 isoform X2, giving the protein MEAGEEPLLLAELKPGRPHQFDWKSSCETWSVAFSPDGSWFAWSQGHCVVKLVPWPLEKQFIPKGFEAKSRSSKSESKGRGSLKEKTLDCGQIVWGLAFSPWPSPPSRKLWARHHPQTPDVSCLILATGLNDGQIKIWEVQTGLLLLNLSGHQDVVRDLSFTPSGSLILVSASRDKTLRIWDLNKHGKQIQVLSGHVQWVYCCSVSPDCSMLCSAAGEKSVFLWSMRSYTLIRKLEGHQSSVVSCDFSPDSALLVTASYDTSVIMWDPYTGERLRSLHHTQLDSAMDDSDVHMSSLRSVCFSPEGLHLATVADDRLLRIWALELKAPVAFAPMTNGLCCTFFPHGGVIATGTRDGHVQFWTAPRVLSSLKHLCRKALRSFLTTYQVLALPIPKKMKEFLTYRTF; this is encoded by the exons AGGAACCTCTGCTGCTGGCTGAACTCAAGCCTGGGCGCCCCCACCAGTTTGATTGGAAGTCAAGCTGTGAGACCTGGAGCGTGGCTTTCTCTCCAGATGGTTCCTGGTTCGCCTGGTCTCAAGGACACTGCGTGGTCAAGCTGGTCCCCTGGCCCTTAGAGAAACAGTT TATCCCTAAAGGATTCGAAGCCAAAAGCCGAAGCAGCAAGAGCGAGTCGAAAGGCCGGGGCAGTCTGAAGGAGAAGACGCTGGACTGTGGCCAGATCGTGTGGGGGCTGGCCTTCAGCCCGTGGCCCTCCCCACCCAGCAGGAAGCTCTGGGCGCGGCACCATCCCCAGACGCCTGATGTCTCTTGCCTGATCCTGGCCACAGGTCTCAACGATGGACAGATCAAGATTTGGGAGGTACAGACAG GGCTCCTGCTTCTGAATCTTTCTGGCCACCAAGATGTTGTGAGGGATCTGAGCTTCACACCCAGTGGCAGTTTGATTTTGGTCTCTGCATCCCGGGATAAGACTCTTCGCATTTGGGACCTGAATAAACACG GTAAGCAGATCCAGGTGTTATCCGGCCATGTGCAGTGGGTTTACTGCTGCTCCGTCTCCCCTGACTGTAGCATGCTGTGCTCTGCAGCCGGTGAGAAGTCG GTCTTTCTGTGGAGTATGCGGTCCTACACACTAATCCGGAAACTAGAAGGCCACCAAAGCAGTGTtgtctcctgtgatttctctccCGATTCCGCCTTGCTTGTTACAGCTTCGTATGACACCAGTGTGATTATGTGGGACCCCTACACTGGCGAGAGGCTGAGGTCACTTCA tcACACTCAGCTTGACTCCGCCATGGATGACAGTGATGTCCATATGAGCTCCCTGAGGTCTGTGTGCTTCTCACCTGAAGGCTTGCATCTTGCTACCGTGGCAGATGACAG GCTCCTCAGGATCTGGGCTCTGGAACTGAAGGCTCCAGTTGCCTTTGCGCCCATGACCAATGGTCTCTGCTGCACATTCTTCCCACATGGTGGAGTTATTGCCACGGG GACTAGAGACGGCCATGTCCAGTTCTGGACAGCTCCCCGGGTCCTGTCGTCACTGAAGCACTTATGCAGGAAAGCCCTCCGCAGTTTCCTGACAACCTATCAAGTCCTCGCACTGCCAATCcccaagaaaatgaaagagttCCTCACGTACAGGACTTTCTAG
- the Wsb2 gene encoding WD repeat and SOCS box-containing protein 2 isoform X3: protein MEAGEEPLLLAELKPGRPHQFDWKSSCETWSVAFSPDGSWFAWSQGHCVVKLVPWPLEKQFIPKGFEAKSRSSKSESKGRGSLKEKTLDCGQIVWGLAFSPWPSPPSRKLWARHHPQTPDVSCLILATGLNDGQIKIWEVQTGKQIQVLSGHVQWVYCCSVSPDCSMLCSAAGEKSVFLWSMRSYTLIRKLEGHQSSVVSCDFSPDSALLVTASYDTSVIMWDPYTGERLRSLHHTQLDSAMDDSDVHMSSLRSVCFSPEGLHLATVADDRLLRIWALELKAPVAFAPMTNGLCCTFFPHGGVIATGTRDGHVQFWTAPRVLSSLKHLCRKALRSFLTTYQVLALPIPKKMKEFLTYRTF from the exons AGGAACCTCTGCTGCTGGCTGAACTCAAGCCTGGGCGCCCCCACCAGTTTGATTGGAAGTCAAGCTGTGAGACCTGGAGCGTGGCTTTCTCTCCAGATGGTTCCTGGTTCGCCTGGTCTCAAGGACACTGCGTGGTCAAGCTGGTCCCCTGGCCCTTAGAGAAACAGTT TATCCCTAAAGGATTCGAAGCCAAAAGCCGAAGCAGCAAGAGCGAGTCGAAAGGCCGGGGCAGTCTGAAGGAGAAGACGCTGGACTGTGGCCAGATCGTGTGGGGGCTGGCCTTCAGCCCGTGGCCCTCCCCACCCAGCAGGAAGCTCTGGGCGCGGCACCATCCCCAGACGCCTGATGTCTCTTGCCTGATCCTGGCCACAGGTCTCAACGATGGACAGATCAAGATTTGGGAGGTACAGACAG GTAAGCAGATCCAGGTGTTATCCGGCCATGTGCAGTGGGTTTACTGCTGCTCCGTCTCCCCTGACTGTAGCATGCTGTGCTCTGCAGCCGGTGAGAAGTCG GTCTTTCTGTGGAGTATGCGGTCCTACACACTAATCCGGAAACTAGAAGGCCACCAAAGCAGTGTtgtctcctgtgatttctctccCGATTCCGCCTTGCTTGTTACAGCTTCGTATGACACCAGTGTGATTATGTGGGACCCCTACACTGGCGAGAGGCTGAGGTCACTTCA tcACACTCAGCTTGACTCCGCCATGGATGACAGTGATGTCCATATGAGCTCCCTGAGGTCTGTGTGCTTCTCACCTGAAGGCTTGCATCTTGCTACCGTGGCAGATGACAG GCTCCTCAGGATCTGGGCTCTGGAACTGAAGGCTCCAGTTGCCTTTGCGCCCATGACCAATGGTCTCTGCTGCACATTCTTCCCACATGGTGGAGTTATTGCCACGGG GACTAGAGACGGCCATGTCCAGTTCTGGACAGCTCCCCGGGTCCTGTCGTCACTGAAGCACTTATGCAGGAAAGCCCTCCGCAGTTTCCTGACAACCTATCAAGTCCTCGCACTGCCAATCcccaagaaaatgaaagagttCCTCACGTACAGGACTTTCTAG